Proteins from a genomic interval of Papaver somniferum cultivar HN1 chromosome 4, ASM357369v1, whole genome shotgun sequence:
- the LOC113362790 gene encoding uncharacterized protein LOC113362790, translated as MEEKRKALESIEFEQKQRLPVLSREIVKVTMVDNMRRRRIDPCTCSKSGNDSATGKQACSWHPGGIEHWQEDQRRRTNAELARRLEIRRETKRREKESIRSKKIRCCSTSLLGEAL; from the exons ATGGAGGAGAAGCGGAAAGCTTTGGAGAGTATAGAGTTCGAACAGAAACAAAGACTAC CTGTGCTGTCGCGTGAAATAGTCAAGGTGACCATGGTCGATAATATGCGTCGAAGGCGTATAGATCCTTGTACATGCTCAAAAAGTGGGAATGACTCAG CAACAGGAAAACAAGCATGCAGCTGGCATCCCGGAGGTATTGAGCACTGGCAAGAAGATCAGAGACGCAGAACAAACGCAGAACTTGCCAGGCGTTTGGAAATACGGCGAGAgacaaagagaagagaaaaagaaagcatCAGATCCAAGAAGATTAGGTGCTGCTCCACCAGCCTCTTGGGAGAAGCTCTTTGA